A single window of Cellulomonas sp. NTE-D12 DNA harbors:
- a CDS encoding CCA tRNA nucleotidyltransferase, translated as MPIDRPNPDEAALQRRALASLAQLAPDAVALGRRFADAGHELALVGGPVRDAFLGRVSADLDFATSARPDESERILSGWGDAHWDIGKRFGTLGARRFGRGGSSDVVVEVTTYRTDAYDPTSRKPAVEFGDTLEGDLSRRDFTVNAMAVRVPDLQFVDPFDGLGDLARRVLRTPVDPEQSFDDDPLRMMRAARFVAQLGFGVDDAARAATVAMAERLSIVSAERVRDELVKLLLSDHPREGLQVLVGTGLADQVLPELSALRLEIDEHHRHKDVYEHSLTVLEKAIALETGPDGAVPGPDLVLRLAALLHDVGKPRTRRFEPGGGVSFHHHEVVGAKLVAKRLAALHFDKQTVHDVARLTELHLRFHGYGDAGWTDSAVRRYVTDAGPLLERLHRLTRSDCTTRNVRKAARLSAAYDDLEERIGRLAEAEELASIRPDLDGTQIMQVLGIGPGRDVGEAYRYLLELRMDRGPLGADAAREELLRWWAARQS; from the coding sequence GTGCCGATCGACCGCCCGAACCCCGACGAGGCCGCCCTGCAGCGGCGTGCCCTGGCGTCGCTCGCGCAGCTGGCGCCCGACGCCGTGGCCCTGGGCCGTCGGTTCGCGGACGCGGGTCACGAGCTGGCGCTGGTCGGCGGCCCTGTGCGCGACGCGTTCCTCGGCCGCGTCAGCGCCGACCTGGACTTCGCCACGTCGGCACGGCCCGACGAGTCCGAGCGGATCCTGTCCGGCTGGGGCGACGCGCACTGGGACATCGGCAAGCGGTTCGGCACGCTGGGTGCGCGCCGGTTCGGTCGCGGTGGCTCGTCGGACGTCGTCGTCGAGGTGACCACCTACCGCACGGACGCCTACGACCCGACGTCCCGCAAGCCCGCCGTCGAGTTCGGCGACACCCTCGAGGGCGACCTGTCGCGCCGGGACTTCACCGTGAACGCGATGGCGGTGCGGGTGCCGGACCTGCAGTTCGTCGACCCGTTCGACGGGCTGGGCGACCTGGCGCGGCGCGTGCTGCGGACACCGGTCGACCCCGAGCAGTCGTTCGACGACGACCCGCTCCGCATGATGCGCGCGGCCCGGTTCGTCGCCCAGCTCGGGTTCGGCGTCGACGACGCCGCGCGTGCTGCGACCGTCGCGATGGCCGAGCGGCTGTCGATCGTCTCCGCGGAGCGGGTGCGCGACGAGCTGGTCAAGCTGCTGCTGTCCGACCACCCGCGGGAGGGTCTGCAGGTGCTGGTCGGCACGGGCCTGGCCGACCAGGTGCTGCCCGAGCTGTCCGCCCTGCGCCTGGAGATCGACGAGCACCACCGCCACAAGGACGTGTACGAGCACTCGCTGACCGTCCTGGAGAAGGCGATCGCCCTGGAGACCGGCCCGGACGGCGCCGTACCCGGTCCCGACCTGGTGCTGCGGCTCGCCGCGCTGCTGCACGACGTGGGCAAGCCGCGCACGCGGCGGTTCGAGCCGGGCGGTGGCGTCAGCTTCCACCACCACGAGGTGGTCGGCGCCAAGCTCGTCGCCAAGCGGCTGGCCGCGCTCCACTTCGACAAGCAGACGGTGCACGACGTCGCCCGGCTGACGGAGCTGCACCTGCGGTTCCACGGCTACGGGGACGCGGGCTGGACGGACTCGGCCGTGCGCCGGTACGTCACGGACGCCGGCCCGCTGCTCGAGCGCCTGCACCGCCTGACCCGGTCGGACTGCACCACGCGGAACGTGCGCAAGGCGGCGCGCCTCTCCGCCGCGTACGACGACCTGGAGGAACGGATCGGCCGCCTGGCCGAGGCGGAGGAGCTCGCCTCGATCCGGCCCGACCTGGACGGCACGCAGATCATGCAGGTGCTGGGCATCGGACCGGGCCGGGACGTCGGTGAGGCGTACCGCTACCTGCTCGAGCTGCGGATGGACCGCGGTCCGCTCGGTGCCGACGCGGCGCGCGAGGAGCTGCTGCGCTGGTGGGCGGCCCGTCAGTCCTGA
- a CDS encoding SpoIIE family protein phosphatase, producing the protein MTATAGRRTPPDGIPLPAELVGRVPDERLLALAVTEGDLPLTLSDAQAPDQPLVWVNEAFTRLTGYAREDALGRNCRFLQGPATDPAAVRRMRDAVRAGRSVSEVLLNYRRDGSVFWNRVVISPVHDADGQVTHLVGAQLDVTAQVGDDDARDLELELARQTSSRLDLLRAVSDELSRHLDYETAVDALADVVVPALATWGFVAVVGERGRFERVHVVATDPRLAATAARLEAEAGWWLERSPRVRGALDSSIELVPEPMPVDRADLPSRSTPGELKLLERLGLGSSLIVQLRARDRVLGVLVLLHHEPDGFGPETAITAAHLGRRAGLALDNVQLYLAQREAALTLQQRLLPHVEPVAGLDLATAYVPSSRYAQVGGDWFDVLPLRDGAIGLAVGDVVGHDLRAAASMGQLASLMRSHAWAGLPPREVLDRLDELVQGLGMAEVATCVYLHWVPAGDHARVTYARAGHPPPMVRLPGGEVLRLDQANSTPIGLTSHTAGREQATVDLPAGSTLVVYTDGLVERRDRGLREGVAQLEAELQAVPDDADATAVRDRLVQRLAASSQEDDLCLLVVRVPSATEPAVRQD; encoded by the coding sequence ATGACCGCGACCGCGGGGCGCCGCACCCCGCCGGACGGCATCCCCCTTCCCGCCGAGCTCGTCGGCCGGGTGCCCGACGAGCGCCTGCTGGCGCTGGCCGTCACCGAGGGCGACCTCCCCCTGACGCTGTCCGACGCCCAGGCGCCGGACCAGCCGCTGGTCTGGGTGAACGAGGCGTTCACCCGCCTGACCGGCTACGCACGCGAGGACGCGCTCGGCCGCAACTGCCGGTTCCTGCAGGGACCCGCCACGGACCCGGCTGCCGTGCGCCGGATGCGGGACGCCGTGCGCGCCGGCCGGTCGGTCAGCGAGGTGCTGCTGAACTACCGGCGCGACGGGTCGGTGTTCTGGAACCGGGTGGTGATCAGCCCGGTGCACGACGCCGACGGGCAGGTGACGCACCTGGTCGGCGCCCAGCTCGACGTGACGGCCCAGGTGGGTGACGACGACGCGCGTGACCTCGAGCTCGAGCTGGCCCGGCAGACGAGCTCCCGCCTCGACCTGCTGCGTGCGGTCAGCGACGAGCTCTCCCGGCACCTGGACTACGAGACGGCGGTCGACGCGCTGGCCGACGTGGTGGTCCCCGCCCTCGCCACCTGGGGCTTCGTCGCGGTCGTCGGCGAGCGTGGACGGTTCGAGCGGGTGCACGTCGTCGCCACCGACCCCCGCCTGGCCGCGACCGCGGCCCGGCTGGAGGCCGAGGCCGGCTGGTGGCTCGAGCGCTCACCCCGGGTGCGGGGCGCCCTCGACAGCAGCATCGAGCTGGTGCCCGAGCCGATGCCGGTGGACCGCGCGGACCTGCCGTCGCGCAGCACGCCCGGCGAGCTGAAGCTGCTGGAACGGCTCGGCCTCGGCTCGTCGCTGATCGTGCAGCTGCGCGCGCGCGACCGGGTGCTCGGCGTGCTCGTCCTGCTGCACCACGAGCCGGACGGCTTCGGCCCGGAGACCGCCATCACCGCGGCCCACCTCGGCCGCCGTGCCGGCCTGGCGCTCGACAACGTGCAGCTGTACCTCGCGCAGCGCGAGGCGGCCCTGACGCTGCAGCAGCGGCTGCTCCCGCACGTCGAACCCGTCGCCGGCCTCGACCTCGCGACCGCCTACGTCCCGTCCTCCCGCTACGCGCAGGTGGGCGGCGACTGGTTCGACGTGCTGCCGCTGCGCGACGGCGCCATCGGCCTGGCCGTCGGCGACGTGGTGGGCCACGACCTGCGCGCCGCGGCGTCGATGGGTCAGCTGGCGTCGCTGATGCGGTCCCACGCCTGGGCCGGGCTGCCGCCGCGTGAGGTGCTCGACCGGCTGGACGAGCTGGTGCAGGGCCTCGGCATGGCGGAGGTCGCCACGTGCGTCTACCTGCACTGGGTGCCGGCCGGCGATCACGCCCGCGTGACGTACGCCCGCGCCGGTCATCCGCCGCCGATGGTGCGGCTTCCCGGTGGTGAGGTGCTGCGCCTGGACCAGGCGAACAGCACGCCGATCGGCCTGACGTCGCACACGGCCGGTCGGGAGCAGGCGACCGTCGACCTGCCGGCCGGCTCGACCCTGGTGGTGTACACCGACGGGCTGGTGGAGCGACGGGACCGCGGGCTGCGCGAGGGCGTGGCCCAGCTCGAGGCCGAGCTGCAGGCCGTTCCGGACGACGCCGACGCCACGGCGGTCCGGGACCGCCTGGTGCAGCGGCTGGCCGCGTCGTCCCAGGAGGACGACCTCTGCCTGCTGGTGGTCCGGGTGCCGTCGGCCACCGAACCCGCCGTGCGTCAGGACTGA
- a CDS encoding MFS transporter — protein sequence MQVTEDLRRLWPLVGFRRLFTVRLVSQCADGMFQVGLATLFFFSPETASTATGVAAAFAVLLLPFTVVGPWAGVLLDRWRRRQVLLYGNLVRVVLTATIALVMVVHGVGPLVYVLALVTLSVNRFLLAALSASLPKVVDGPLLLTANSLTPTLGAASAGVGALLGFVLGRLMPAGRERDAIALVAAAAVMGAASALAGRLGRDQLGPDEPVVMPVRRALGVVARELGAGARYLVARRTPAEALGIMAWHRFCYGVVFMASILISRNLLNSPSDVDAGLRTFATVLAASGIGFALAVVVTPVLSPRLGPQRWIVVCLVVATVSQLMLVVTLALPVVLVAAATLGLAAQSAKIAVDTIVQRDTADAYRGRAFALYDVLYNAAFVGAAALGAVTLPDTGWSRGLFVVLAAGYLGSALVYARASNHANAVGHVSAESVRS from the coding sequence GTGCAGGTGACCGAGGACCTCCGACGGCTGTGGCCCCTGGTGGGCTTCAGGCGCCTGTTCACGGTGCGCCTGGTCAGCCAGTGCGCGGACGGCATGTTCCAGGTCGGCCTGGCCACGCTGTTCTTCTTCTCGCCGGAGACGGCCAGCACCGCCACCGGGGTCGCGGCGGCCTTCGCCGTGCTGCTGCTGCCGTTCACCGTGGTGGGTCCGTGGGCCGGGGTGCTGCTGGACCGGTGGCGTCGGCGGCAGGTGCTGCTGTACGGCAACCTGGTGCGAGTGGTGCTGACCGCCACGATCGCCCTCGTCATGGTGGTGCACGGCGTCGGCCCGCTGGTCTACGTGCTGGCGCTGGTCACCCTGTCGGTGAACCGTTTCCTGCTCGCGGCGCTGTCCGCATCGCTGCCGAAGGTCGTCGACGGACCGCTGCTGCTCACCGCCAACTCGCTGACCCCGACGCTCGGCGCCGCCTCCGCAGGGGTCGGTGCGCTGCTCGGCTTCGTGCTGGGCCGGCTGATGCCCGCCGGACGCGAGCGCGACGCGATCGCCCTGGTGGCGGCCGCCGCGGTGATGGGCGCCGCGTCGGCGCTCGCCGGCCGCCTCGGTCGCGACCAGCTGGGACCTGACGAGCCGGTGGTGATGCCGGTGCGCCGCGCGCTCGGCGTGGTGGCACGTGAGCTCGGCGCCGGAGCGCGGTACCTGGTGGCCCGCCGGACACCGGCCGAGGCGCTCGGCATCATGGCGTGGCACCGGTTCTGCTACGGCGTCGTCTTCATGGCGAGCATCCTGATCTCGCGCAACCTGCTGAACTCGCCGTCGGACGTCGACGCCGGGCTGCGCACCTTCGCCACCGTGCTTGCCGCGTCGGGGATCGGCTTCGCGCTCGCCGTCGTGGTGACCCCGGTGCTCAGCCCGCGGCTGGGGCCGCAGCGGTGGATCGTCGTCTGCCTGGTGGTGGCGACCGTCAGCCAGCTGATGCTGGTGGTGACCCTCGCGCTGCCGGTGGTGCTGGTGGCCGCCGCCACCCTGGGCCTCGCGGCGCAGTCGGCCAAGATCGCGGTCGACACGATCGTGCAGCGCGACACGGCCGACGCGTACCGCGGCCGGGCGTTCGCCCTGTACGACGTCCTCTACAACGCAGCCTTCGTCGGCGCCGCCGCACTCGGTGCCGTCACGCTGCCGGACACGGGCTGGTCGCGGGGCCTGTTCGTCGTCCTCGCCGCCGGCTACCTCGGATCGGCGCTGGTCTACGCGCGCGCGTCGAACCACGCGAACGCCGTCGGCCACGTGTCGGCCGAGAGCGTGCGGTCATGA
- a CDS encoding phosphoribosyltransferase family protein produces the protein MKLFADRIEAGRELARLLERLRGQDVVVLGLPRGGVPVAYEVAQTLGAPLDVVVVRKLGVPYQPELAMGAIGEGDARVVDHAVLATLGVSEDDLAEVERQERIELDARVALLRSGRPRVDLAGRVAVIVDDGIATGSTMRVACEVARTLGAARIVVAVPVAPVEALRELPEADEVVCVAAPQAFRAVGSHYRDFSPTTDEEVVVLLDAAAARQLPVRTGNDELDADLDVEIPVGSVTVGAHLYLPEPARGVVVFAHGSGSSRHSPRNRFVADVLRRAGLGTLLLDLLGADEELDRSNVFDIELLAGRLLAATRWLRARPDAAGCLVGYFGASTGAGAALWAAAEPGSDIAAVVSRGGRPDLARTRLAAVRAPTLLVVGGADTTVLGLNREALDLMRCPRELAVVCGATHLFEEPGALAEAAGLARDWFVEHLLGAATAAPEAAVVSGYRQV, from the coding sequence GTGAAGCTCTTCGCGGACCGCATCGAGGCCGGTCGAGAGCTGGCCCGGCTCCTGGAGCGCCTGCGCGGGCAGGACGTGGTGGTGCTGGGGCTGCCACGGGGTGGCGTCCCGGTGGCGTACGAGGTGGCGCAGACGCTCGGTGCGCCGCTCGACGTCGTCGTCGTGCGCAAGCTGGGCGTGCCGTACCAGCCGGAGCTCGCCATGGGCGCCATCGGCGAGGGCGACGCACGGGTCGTCGACCACGCGGTGCTCGCCACGCTGGGCGTGTCCGAGGACGACCTCGCCGAGGTGGAGCGGCAGGAGCGGATCGAGCTCGACGCACGGGTCGCGCTGCTGCGCAGCGGGCGCCCGCGGGTGGACCTCGCCGGACGGGTGGCGGTGATCGTCGACGACGGCATCGCCACCGGGTCCACCATGCGGGTGGCATGCGAGGTCGCGCGCACGCTCGGCGCCGCACGGATCGTCGTCGCGGTGCCGGTGGCGCCGGTCGAGGCGCTCCGGGAGCTGCCGGAGGCCGACGAGGTCGTGTGCGTCGCAGCACCGCAGGCGTTCCGCGCGGTCGGCTCGCACTACCGCGACTTCTCGCCGACCACCGACGAGGAGGTCGTCGTCCTGCTCGACGCGGCTGCCGCGCGGCAGCTTCCCGTCCGTACGGGGAACGACGAGCTGGATGCGGACCTCGACGTCGAGATCCCCGTCGGCTCCGTCACGGTGGGCGCCCACCTGTACCTGCCGGAGCCGGCGCGCGGCGTCGTGGTGTTCGCGCACGGGAGCGGCAGCAGCCGGCACAGCCCGCGCAACCGGTTCGTGGCGGACGTGCTGCGACGCGCCGGTCTGGGCACGCTGCTCCTGGACCTGCTCGGTGCCGACGAGGAGCTGGACCGCTCCAACGTGTTCGACATCGAGCTGCTCGCGGGGCGGCTGCTGGCTGCGACGCGATGGCTGCGCGCCCGTCCGGACGCCGCGGGCTGCCTCGTCGGCTACTTCGGGGCCAGCACGGGCGCCGGTGCTGCGCTGTGGGCCGCTGCAGAGCCCGGGTCGGACATCGCGGCGGTCGTCTCGCGCGGGGGCCGACCGGACCTCGCCCGCACGCGGCTCGCGGCGGTCCGCGCGCCGACGCTGCTCGTCGTGGGCGGCGCGGACACGACCGTCCTCGGGCTCAACCGGGAGGCGCTGGACCTGATGCGCTGCCCCCGCGAGCTGGCGGTGGTCTGCGGGGCGACGCACCTGTTCGAGGAGCCAGGCGCACTCGCCGAGGCCGCGGGTCTGGCGCGCGACTGGTTCGTCGAGCACCTTCTCGGGGCTGCCACCGCTGCTCCGGAGGCGGCCGTCGTGTCGGGGTACCGGCAGGTGTGA
- a CDS encoding Hsp20/alpha crystallin family protein, which translates to MFRRFVEGDWDKPWLRVEEYVENGTLVVRAELPGVDPDKDVELTVVDGTLRISAEREEKSEHKGKDSYRSEFRYGSFARSIPLPAGCSETDVTATYRDGVLEVRVPTTAAHPTEPVKISVARA; encoded by the coding sequence ATGTTCCGACGGTTCGTCGAGGGCGACTGGGACAAGCCGTGGCTACGCGTGGAGGAGTACGTCGAGAACGGGACGCTGGTGGTCCGGGCGGAGCTGCCCGGTGTCGACCCGGACAAGGACGTGGAGCTGACCGTGGTGGACGGGACCCTGCGGATCAGCGCCGAGCGCGAGGAGAAGTCCGAGCACAAGGGGAAGGACTCCTACCGCTCGGAGTTCCGCTACGGGTCCTTCGCCCGCAGCATCCCGCTGCCCGCGGGCTGCTCGGAGACGGACGTCACCGCGACGTATCGCGACGGGGTCCTGGAGGTACGCGTCCCGACGACGGCGGCGCACCCGACCGAACCCGTGAAGATCTCCGTGGCGAGGGCCTGA
- a CDS encoding inositol-3-phosphate synthase: protein MTSIRVAIVGVGNCASSLVQGVQYYRDADVDTKVPGLMHVQFGPYHVRDVEFVAAFDVDAKKVGFDLSEAIFASENNTIKISDVPPLGVPVQRGVTNDGLGKYYSETIEESDAEPVDIVQALKDAKVDVLVSYLPVGSEIADKYYAQCCIDAGVAFVNALPVFIASDPVWAKKFEDAGVPIVGDDIKSQVGATITHRVLARLFEDRGVILDRTYQLNVGGNMDFKNMLERERLQSKKLSKTQSVTSNLNDGPLSGKKEDRNVHIGPSDYVAWLDDRKWAYVRLEGRAFGEVPLNLEYKLEVWDSPNSAGIIIDAIRAAKIAKDRGIGGPILSAATYLMKSPPVQMEDTAGRAALEAFIRGENER from the coding sequence ATGACCTCCATCCGCGTGGCCATCGTCGGCGTGGGCAACTGCGCCTCGTCGCTGGTCCAGGGCGTCCAGTACTACCGCGACGCCGATGTCGACACCAAGGTGCCGGGCCTGATGCACGTGCAGTTCGGCCCGTACCACGTCCGTGACGTCGAGTTCGTGGCGGCGTTCGACGTCGACGCGAAGAAGGTCGGCTTCGACCTGTCCGAGGCGATCTTCGCGTCGGAGAACAACACCATCAAGATCTCCGACGTGCCCCCGCTGGGCGTGCCGGTGCAGCGTGGCGTGACCAACGACGGCCTCGGCAAGTACTACTCCGAGACCATCGAGGAGTCGGACGCCGAGCCGGTCGACATCGTCCAGGCGCTCAAGGACGCCAAGGTCGACGTGCTGGTCTCCTACCTGCCCGTGGGCTCCGAGATCGCCGACAAGTACTACGCGCAGTGCTGCATCGACGCCGGTGTGGCGTTCGTCAACGCCCTGCCCGTGTTCATCGCGTCCGACCCGGTGTGGGCCAAGAAGTTCGAGGACGCCGGCGTGCCGATCGTCGGCGACGACATCAAGTCGCAGGTCGGCGCCACCATCACGCACCGCGTGCTGGCCCGCCTGTTCGAGGACCGCGGCGTCATCCTGGACCGCACGTACCAGCTGAACGTCGGCGGCAACATGGACTTCAAGAACATGCTGGAGCGCGAGCGCCTGCAGTCCAAGAAGCTCTCGAAGACCCAGTCGGTCACCTCCAACCTGAACGACGGTCCGCTGTCGGGCAAGAAGGAGGACCGCAACGTCCACATCGGCCCGTCCGACTACGTCGCGTGGCTCGACGACCGCAAGTGGGCGTACGTCCGCCTCGAGGGCCGCGCGTTCGGCGAGGTGCCCCTGAACCTCGAGTACAAGCTCGAGGTGTGGGACTCCCCGAACTCGGCCGGCATCATCATCGACGCGATCCGTGCGGCGAAGATCGCCAAGGACCGCGGCATCGGCGGCCCGATCCTGTCCGCGGCGACCTACCTGATGAAGTCCCCGCCGGTGCAGATGGAGGACACCGCCGGGCGCGCCGCGCTCGAGGCGTTCATCCGCGGCGAGAACGAGCGCTGA
- a CDS encoding PadR family transcriptional regulator: protein MHGRTDVLEPAILGLLAESPMHGYELRKRLNLVLGSFRALSYGSLYPALRSLAERGLIVGAESTATVGVERAVASKRARIVYELTAEGKEHLQQVLATSGPASWEDENFDVRFAFFAQTDAETRLRILEGRRTRLTERLEVVRQSLNRTRERMDEYTLELQRHGLEQVEREVRWLDGLIDNERSVRPARAVAPTKGTGRPARPEIHAESNPAPAHTEKERG from the coding sequence GTGCACGGACGGACCGACGTCCTCGAGCCGGCCATCCTGGGCCTGCTCGCCGAGTCGCCGATGCACGGGTACGAGCTGCGCAAGCGGCTCAACCTGGTGCTCGGCAGCTTCCGAGCCCTGTCCTACGGCTCCCTCTACCCGGCGCTGCGGTCGCTCGCCGAGCGCGGGCTGATCGTCGGCGCCGAGTCGACCGCCACGGTCGGGGTCGAGCGCGCCGTGGCCAGCAAGCGGGCCCGCATCGTCTACGAGCTGACCGCCGAGGGCAAGGAGCACCTCCAGCAGGTGCTCGCCACGTCGGGCCCGGCCAGCTGGGAGGACGAGAACTTCGACGTCCGCTTCGCGTTCTTCGCGCAGACGGACGCCGAGACGCGGCTGCGGATCCTCGAGGGACGCCGCACGCGGCTGACCGAGCGCCTCGAGGTGGTGCGGCAGTCGCTGAACCGCACCCGCGAGCGCATGGACGAGTACACGCTCGAGCTGCAGCGGCACGGCCTGGAGCAGGTCGAGCGCGAGGTCCGCTGGCTCGACGGCCTCATCGACAACGAGCGGAGCGTGCGTCCCGCGCGCGCCGTCGCACCGACCAAGGGGACCGGCCGTCCGGCCCGTCCCGAGATCCACGCCGAGAGCAACCCCGCCCCGGCGCACACTGAGAAGGAGCGAGGATGA
- a CDS encoding transglycosylase domain-containing protein gives MSASSRRTPPPRSRRGSARRPAAGRSGRGAATGRRRFFDYPRSTVTGFRRWLPSWRVVLGTLLGLVFVGLGAAVAAYATLKVPSPSAQVKFQTSTVYFANNADGSRGPVMGTFADQKRDIVDYSTLPSYVGKAVVASEDQTFYQNAGVDPKGIARALWNNLRGNAQQGASTLTEQYVKTYYKNRTTTNYIGKAEEAMLAIKIGRTESKDQILGRYLNTIYLGRDSYGIQAAAQSYFGVDAKDLTVSQAALLAGIIPSPNNWDPANAPDKAKARWNRVLDYMVKGGFLSQADRDKQEFPQTVQYKQSNAMAGTNGYLLQMVLDELQTSMNLSVGDIKTGGYTIITTIDPAVQNEAVRAAGDLYSGKLANGATPNPRTRVAITSVNQADGSIVALYGGADYLKDQRNTATYDAIQAGSTFKPFTLIAALEKGIGLKTTFNGASPQIIPGWDPSGKDNKVVNYEKGDPGYMDLVKATAESVNTVYAQLNLKVGQDASAAAAKAAGVTSTVPPVNSNVLGSGTVHPLEMAGAYATIASQGVQHPTFIVREVLDSNGKTAFKGGSAGKPAFPADVMADTTYAMQQVVQNKSGTGHQWISPLNIPIAGKTGTSSNTTSAWFDGFTTSITSVVAMSQVGEDGKSQETITPFGAGIKEITGGTWPAALWADYMKPVLAMPQWTPKSDFPQPAWIGNKPTATPTAVPTDTATPTTEPTTQAPTTVQVPGGLVGRTEADASGALQNVGLSAVIVTAPSATVPAGRVISASPASGTTVPAGSSVTLTVSTGPAAPPATTSAPVPSTSATAGGPAPKTTP, from the coding sequence TTGTCAGCGAGCAGTCGGCGCACCCCGCCGCCCCGGTCCCGCCGGGGCTCCGCCCGTCGTCCCGCCGCCGGCCGGTCCGGCCGCGGCGCGGCAACGGGTCGCCGCCGCTTCTTCGACTACCCCCGGTCCACCGTCACCGGCTTCCGCCGCTGGCTGCCGTCCTGGCGCGTCGTGCTCGGCACGCTCCTCGGCCTGGTCTTCGTCGGGCTCGGTGCCGCGGTCGCCGCCTACGCGACGCTCAAGGTCCCGTCCCCGTCCGCCCAGGTGAAGTTCCAGACTTCCACGGTCTACTTCGCCAACAACGCCGACGGTTCGCGCGGCCCGGTGATGGGCACGTTCGCCGACCAGAAGCGCGACATCGTCGACTACTCGACGCTGCCGTCGTACGTCGGCAAGGCCGTGGTCGCCTCGGAGGACCAGACCTTCTACCAGAACGCCGGGGTCGACCCGAAGGGCATCGCCCGCGCCCTGTGGAACAACCTGCGCGGCAACGCGCAGCAGGGCGCCTCGACGCTGACCGAGCAGTACGTGAAGACGTACTACAAGAACCGGACGACGACGAACTACATCGGCAAGGCCGAAGAGGCGATGCTCGCCATCAAGATCGGCCGCACCGAGTCCAAGGACCAGATCCTCGGCCGGTACCTCAACACGATCTACCTGGGCCGCGACTCCTACGGCATCCAGGCGGCCGCCCAGTCGTACTTCGGCGTGGACGCCAAGGACCTCACCGTCTCGCAGGCCGCGCTGCTCGCCGGCATCATCCCGTCGCCCAACAACTGGGACCCGGCCAACGCCCCCGACAAGGCGAAGGCCCGCTGGAACCGCGTGCTGGACTACATGGTCAAGGGCGGTTTCCTCTCCCAGGCGGACCGGGACAAGCAGGAGTTCCCGCAGACCGTGCAGTACAAGCAGTCGAACGCCATGGCGGGCACCAACGGGTACCTGCTGCAGATGGTGCTGGACGAGCTGCAGACGTCGATGAACCTGTCGGTCGGCGACATCAAGACCGGCGGCTACACGATCATCACGACGATCGACCCGGCCGTGCAGAACGAGGCGGTGCGCGCCGCCGGAGACCTGTACTCGGGCAAGCTGGCCAACGGCGCGACGCCGAACCCGCGGACGCGCGTGGCGATCACCAGCGTCAACCAGGCCGACGGCTCGATCGTCGCGCTCTACGGCGGGGCCGACTACCTGAAGGACCAGCGGAACACCGCGACGTACGACGCGATCCAGGCGGGCTCGACCTTCAAGCCCTTCACGCTCATCGCGGCGCTGGAGAAGGGGATCGGGCTCAAGACGACGTTCAACGGCGCGTCGCCGCAGATCATCCCCGGCTGGGATCCCTCCGGCAAGGACAACAAGGTCGTCAACTACGAGAAGGGCGACCCGGGGTACATGGACCTGGTGAAGGCCACGGCGGAGTCGGTGAACACCGTCTACGCCCAGCTGAACCTGAAGGTCGGGCAGGACGCGTCGGCGGCTGCCGCCAAGGCGGCCGGGGTCACCTCCACCGTCCCTCCGGTGAACTCCAACGTCCTCGGCTCGGGCACGGTGCACCCGCTCGAGATGGCGGGCGCGTACGCCACGATCGCCTCGCAGGGCGTGCAGCACCCGACCTTCATCGTGCGCGAGGTGCTCGACTCCAACGGGAAGACGGCCTTCAAGGGCGGCAGCGCCGGCAAGCCGGCGTTCCCGGCCGACGTCATGGCGGACACGACGTACGCCATGCAGCAGGTGGTGCAGAACAAGTCCGGGACCGGGCACCAGTGGATCAGCCCGTTGAACATCCCGATCGCCGGCAAGACCGGGACGTCCTCGAACACCACCTCGGCGTGGTTCGACGGCTTCACCACCAGCATCACGTCGGTGGTCGCGATGAGCCAGGTGGGCGAGGACGGCAAGTCGCAGGAGACGATCACGCCCTTCGGCGCCGGCATCAAGGAGATCACCGGTGGCACGTGGCCGGCCGCCCTGTGGGCCGACTACATGAAGCCGGTGCTCGCGATGCCGCAGTGGACGCCGAAGTCCGACTTCCCGCAGCCGGCGTGGATCGGGAACAAGCCGACGGCGACGCCGACGGCCGTCCCGACCGACACCGCGACGCCGACAACCGAGCCGACCACCCAGGCGCCGACGACCGTGCAGGTGCCCGGTGGCCTCGTCGGCCGCACCGAGGCGGACGCCTCGGGGGCGTTGCAGAACGTCGGCCTCTCCGCGGTGATCGTCACCGCGCCGTCGGCCACGGTCCCTGCCGGCCGCGTCATCTCCGCGTCGCCGGCGTCCGGCACCACCGTGCCGGCCGGGTCCTCCGTGACCCTCACGGTGTCCACCGGTCCGGCGGCGCCGCCTGCGACGACATCCGCGCCCGTGCCGAGCACCTCGGCGACGGCGGGCGGACCGGCCCCGAAGACCACGCCCTGA
- the rpsF gene encoding 30S ribosomal protein S6 has protein sequence MSLRQYEIMIILDPEIEERTVAPSLDKYLTVVKSDGGSVDKVDIWGRRRLAYDIKKKAEGIYAVVNFTASAATAKELDRQLGLNEVVLRTKVLRTDA, from the coding sequence ATGAGCCTGCGTCAGTACGAGATCATGATCATCCTCGACCCCGAGATCGAGGAGCGCACCGTCGCCCCGTCGCTCGACAAGTACCTGACCGTCGTGAAGTCCGACGGCGGCAGCGTCGACAAGGTGGACATCTGGGGCCGCCGTCGTCTCGCGTACGACATCAAGAAGAAGGCCGAGGGCATCTACGCCGTCGTCAACTTCACCGCGAGCGCCGCGACCGCCAAGGAGCTCGACCGCCAGCTGGGCCTCAACGAGGTCGTGCTGCGCACCAAGGTGCTCCGCACCGACGCCTGA